In the genome of Gloeotrichia echinulata CP02, one region contains:
- the tpiA gene encoding triose-phosphate isomerase → MRKIVIAGNWKMFKTQAESKEFLQGFLPTLEETPQDREVVLCPPFTDLNILSQSLHGSRVQLGAQNVHWEENGAYTGEISGPMLKEIGVRYVIVGHSERRQYFGETDATVNLRLKAAQKYGLTPILCVGETKEQRDGGKTESLIISQLEKDLVDIDQNNLVIAYEPIWAIGTGDTCESTEANRVIRLIRSQLSNPHVSIQYGGSVKPNNIDEIMAQPEIDGALVGGASLEAESFARIVNYSVVVIPGVHQ, encoded by the coding sequence GTGCGGAAAATCGTTATTGCCGGTAACTGGAAAATGTTCAAAACTCAGGCAGAGTCCAAAGAGTTTTTACAAGGATTTCTGCCCACCTTGGAGGAAACCCCCCAAGATCGGGAGGTTGTATTGTGCCCTCCCTTCACTGACTTAAATATTTTGTCACAGAGTTTGCATGGTAGCCGTGTACAACTGGGGGCGCAAAATGTCCACTGGGAAGAAAATGGAGCCTATACGGGTGAAATTTCTGGCCCCATGCTCAAAGAAATTGGTGTGCGTTATGTAATTGTCGGTCATAGTGAACGACGCCAATATTTTGGCGAAACAGACGCAACTGTTAATTTACGCCTAAAAGCGGCGCAAAAGTACGGTTTGACGCCAATTCTCTGTGTCGGCGAAACTAAAGAACAACGGGATGGGGGAAAGACGGAATCGCTGATTATCAGCCAGCTAGAAAAAGACTTGGTGGATATTGATCAAAATAATTTAGTAATTGCTTATGAACCAATTTGGGCAATTGGCACAGGTGATACTTGTGAATCTACGGAAGCTAATCGAGTCATTCGCTTAATTCGTAGTCAGTTGAGTAATCCTCATGTTTCGATTCAATATGGCGGCTCAGTCAAGCCAAATAATATTGATGAGATCATGGCTCAACCAGAAATTGATGGCGCTTTAGTGGGTGGCGCGAGTTTGGAAGCTGAAAGTTTCGCCAGAATTGTCAACTATTCTGTAGTCGTCATTCCCGGTGTACACCAATAA